One window of the Sparus aurata chromosome 7, fSpaAur1.1, whole genome shotgun sequence genome contains the following:
- the zfp64 gene encoding zinc finger protein 64 codes for MATYNAEVAAGHSVVVEVSPDIHICGFCKQQYNNFEVFLAHKQNGCSLPSSDTSATSATTVLTDSSAEFVFEETYQTCVMRGVKKILTKAQKTPSKKLKPSLTSKRHTCCFSGCTFKTQYGQKDMERHLKTHTGEKPFECELCHKRFSRRDKLNVHSRSHTGEKPHKCKHCPYAAADSSSLKKHLRIHYDERPFKCQICPYASRNSSQLIVHLRSHTGDAPFQCQQCDAKFKINSDLKRHIRIHSGEKPYKCELCDYRCAMKGNLKSHNRIKHSTENSFHCAHCDFQCANKTALRQHSREHQPTQPIQCSKCTYSCSSKGALKVHERIHSEERPFRCDFCNFSSKQRSNLIIHKKKCHSDTPEKGNGGKGGRGGGKSRGSDSPKPVDSRYRAKLDAARAFCCDSCDACFVREDSLRSHKKQHRDTQNVLQLQLSTPADAVDLVPIATSQSATQLEVPIASDSMAPYSSAQLKIIVSHPLGQENSLIPTGVDGQNKTSMVLLSPESQDMVVNSMIQQVNLLAPMQPLVSSQTAEATLEPHAVLLTQLNPDDTNNPLHQALLQTAITTQDSSSGSQTFITTCSELEGLNALIQEGGTEVTVVTEGNAAMVAAATPNMSKPSGPVAVEESALPSEENALLVPNISLGGQNVVIHAVPLIVTTQPQQSAIEQLSPHTLYADSHTLEGIPQ; via the exons ATGGCAACATACAACGCCGAAG TCGCTGCAGGACACTCTGTTGTGGTGGAGGTGAGCCCAGATATTCACATCTGCGGCTTCTGCAAGCAGCAGTATAATAATTTCGAGGTCTTTCTCGCCCATAAGCAAAATGGATGCTCCCTACCCAGCTCTGACACATCAGCCACCTCTGCAACGACAGTTCTTACAG ATTCCAGCGCCGAGTTTGTCTTCGAGGAAACCTACCAGACCTGCGTCATGAGAGGTGTCAAAAAGATTCTGACCAAAGCGCAGAAAACACCTTCCAAAAAATTAAAACCTTCGCTGACTTCAAAGAGACACACCTGCTGTTTCTCAG GTTGCACTTTTAAGACACAGTATGGTCAAAAAGACATGGAGCGGCACCTCAAGACCCACACCG gtgagaagccgttcgAGTGCGAGCTGTGCCACAAGCGCTTCAGTCGCCGGGACAAGCTCAACGTGCACAGCCGCTCGCACACGGGGGAGAAACCGCACAAGTGCAAACACTGTCCCTACGCGGCGGCGGACAGCAGCAGTCTGAAGAAGCACCTGCGCATCCACTACGACGAGCGGCCGTTCAAATGCCAGATCTGCCCTTACGCCAGCCGCAACTCCAGCCAGCTCATCGTTCACCTCCGCTCGCACACTG GGGATGCACCTTTCCAGTGCCAGCAGTGCGACGCGAAGTTCAAAATCAACTCGGACCTGAAGAGGCACATCCGGATTCACTCCGGCGAGAAGCCGTACAAGTGCGAGCTTTGTGACTACCGCTGCGCCATGAAGGGCAACCTGAAGTCTCACAACAGGATCAAGCACAGCACCGAGAACTCCTTCCACTGCGCGCACTGCGACTTCCAGTGTGCCAACAAAACTGCCCTGCGGCAACACTCGCGAGAACACCAGCCCACCCAGCCCATCCAGTGCTCCAAGTGCACTTACTCGTGCTCCAGCAAGGGGGCGCTCAAAGTCCACGAGAGGATCCACTCCGAGGAGCGCCCCTTCAGATGTGACTTCTGCAACTTTTCCTCCAAGCAGCGCAGCAACCTCATCATCCACAAAAAGAAGTGCCACTCGGACACGCCCGAAAAGGGCAACGGTGGGAAAGGCggcagaggtggagggaaaaGCAGGGGGAGTGACTCCCCGAAGCCCGTGGACTCCAGATACCGGGCCAAGCTGGATGCGGCCCGAGCCTTCTGCTGTGACTCGTGCGACGCTTGCTTTGTGCGGGAAGACTCCCTGCGCAGCCACAAGAAGCAACACAGAGACACTCAGAAcgtgctgcagctgcagctctccaCCCCGGCCGATGCAGTCGACTTGGTTCCCATCGCGACATCGCAGAGCGCCACCCAGCTGGAAGTCCCCATCGCGTCTGACTCGATGGCTCCTTACAGCAGTGCACAGCTCAAAATCATCGTGTCTCACCCCCTCGGCCAGGAGAACTCCTTGATTCCAACTGGTGTGGACGGTCAGAACAAGACCAGCATGGTTCTGCTAAGCCCAGAAAGTCAGGACATGGTGGTCAACTCCATGATCCAGCAGGTCAACCTGCTGGCGCCTATGCAACCTCTCGTGTCCTCCCAGACCGCAGAAGCGACCCTCGAACCCCACGCGGTCCTGTTGACGCAGCTCAACCCCGACGACACCAACAACCCGCTCCACCAGGCCCTTCTGCAGACGGCCATAACCACTCAGGACTCCAGCAGCGGCTCGCAGACCTTCATCACAACCTGCTCTGAACTGGAGGGTCTCAACGCCCTGATCCAGGAGGGCGGCACCGAGGTGACGGTCGTGACCGAAGGCAACGCCGCCATGGTGGCCGCAGCCACACCCAACATGTCCAAGCCATCGGGGCCGGTCGCGGTGGAGGAGAGTGCCTTACCCAGCGAGGAGAACGCGTTACTGGTGCCAAACATCAGCCTGGGCGGCCAGAATGTGGTCATCCACGCCGTTCCCCTGATAGTGACCACTCAGCCGCAGCAGAGCGCCATAGAGCAgctctctcctcacacactctacgcagactcacacacactggaggGCATCCCACAATGA